In Arthrobacter sp. PAMC25284, a single genomic region encodes these proteins:
- a CDS encoding ABC transporter permease — translation MATYVLKRFLQLIPVFLGATLLVYFLVFSLPGDPIAALFGDKPVNESVAAQLRAQYNLDQPFWIQYLLYVKSIFTFDLGLDFSGRPIAAVLGEVFPVTARLAVMALIFEAVFGIAFGLFAGLRKGKLFDATVLVASLIVIGIPIFVLGFLMQFFIGVQLGWAKPTVSSAATVQDLILPAIVLGLGSFAYVLRLTRTSVIENMNADYVRTATAKGLSRSRVVRVHILRNSLIPVITFLGADLGALMGGAIVTEGIFNVPGVGNRLYRAVTTGEGPTVVSIVTVLVLIYVVSNLLVDLLYAWLDPRIRYDS, via the coding sequence ATGGCGACGTATGTTCTCAAGCGCTTCCTGCAACTGATCCCGGTTTTCCTCGGAGCGACCCTCCTGGTGTACTTCCTGGTCTTCAGCCTCCCCGGCGACCCCATCGCGGCACTCTTTGGCGACAAGCCTGTCAACGAATCCGTAGCGGCCCAATTGCGGGCCCAGTACAACCTGGACCAGCCCTTCTGGATCCAATACCTCCTCTACGTCAAGAGCATCTTCACTTTCGATCTTGGGCTGGACTTCTCCGGCCGGCCGATCGCCGCCGTGCTCGGCGAGGTCTTCCCCGTCACCGCCCGGCTGGCCGTGATGGCACTCATTTTCGAAGCCGTCTTCGGCATCGCCTTCGGGCTGTTCGCCGGCCTGCGCAAGGGCAAGCTCTTTGACGCAACGGTGCTCGTGGCTTCCCTGATCGTCATCGGCATCCCGATCTTCGTCCTGGGCTTCCTCATGCAGTTCTTCATCGGCGTGCAGCTGGGCTGGGCTAAACCGACGGTCAGCTCCGCCGCCACGGTCCAGGACCTGATCCTGCCCGCCATTGTGCTCGGCCTGGGCTCGTTCGCCTACGTGCTCCGCCTCACCCGGACCAGCGTGATTGAGAACATGAACGCCGACTATGTCCGGACGGCCACGGCCAAGGGTCTCTCCCGCAGCCGGGTGGTGCGGGTTCACATCCTGCGAAACTCGCTGATCCCGGTCATCACCTTCCTGGGCGCCGACCTCGGCGCCCTGATGGGCGGTGCAATCGTGACCGAAGGCATCTTCAACGTCCCGGGCGTCGGGAACCGGCTCTACCGTGCCGTCACAACCGGTGAAGGACCAACCGTGGTGTCCATCGTCACCGTCCTGGTCCTGATCTACGTTGTGTCCAACCTGCTCGTTGACCTGCTGTACGCCTGGCTTGACCCGAGGATCCGCTATGACTCCTGA